A window of Juglans regia cultivar Chandler chromosome 7, Walnut 2.0, whole genome shotgun sequence contains these coding sequences:
- the LOC108991264 gene encoding GLABRA2 expression modulator-like produces the protein MEQPKSETEQSSQTPIQDPNPKSDPKETSHSPNGDGKWTSFVMASESQNEIQTQTEPSTTPTASRKSVHWSPELVTESSAMSSPRGSNNPYVSPSPASSSSFSFKDSMDSVRNVLGRWGKKVGEATKKAEDLAGNTWQHLKTSPSFADAAMGRIAQGTKVLAEGGYEKIFRQTFETVPEEQLQDSYACYLSTSAGPVMGVLYLSTAKLAFCSDNPLSYKVNGQTEWSYYKVVIPLHQLKAVNPSTSRNNHAEKYIQVISVDNHEFWFMGFLNYDGAVRCLKESSEAMSNSQSA, from the exons ATGGAGCAGCCCAAGTCGGAGACTGAGCAATCTTCGCAAACTCCGATACAGGACCCGAATCCAAAGTCTGATCCGAAAGAGACGTCTCACTCCCCGAATGGGGACGGCAAGTGGACGAGTTTCGTTATGGCATCGGAGTCTCAAAATGAGATTCAGACTCAGACCGAGCCATCGACGACCCCTACGGCTTCCAGGAAATCGGTGCATTGGAGCCCCGAATTGGTGACGGAATCGTCCGCTATGTCGTCCCCCCGCGGATCCAACAACCCCTACGTTTCTCCTTCCCCTGCATCCTCGTCGTCATTTTCGTTCAAGG aTTCGATGGACTCTGTACGGAACGTGCTGGGAAGATGGGGAAAGAAGGTTGGGGAAGCCACTAAGAAAGCTGAGGATCTCGCTGGAAACACTTGGCAACACT TGAAAACCAGCCCTAGTTTTGCTGATGCTGCTATGGGAAGAATTGCACAGGGAACAAAGGTCCTAGCAGAAGGTGGATATGAGAAAATTTTCCGACAAACATTTGAGACAGTTCCTGAAGAGCAACTTCAAGATTCATATGCATGTTACCTATCTACATCAGCTGGTCCAGTCATGGGAGTTCTATATCTGTCTACAGCAAAGCTTGCTTTTTGTAGTGATAATCCTCTTTCGTATAAAGTTAATGGCCAAACCGAATGGAGCTATTATAAG GTGGTTATCCCGTTACATCAACTCAAAGCTGTTAATCCTTCAACAAGCAGAAACAATCATGCTGAAAAGTACATTCAGGTCATCTCTGTTGATAACCATGAATTTTGGTTTATGGGCTTCTTGAACTACGATGGTGCTGTGAGATGCCTAAAGGAATCTTCGGAAGCCATGAGCAATTCACAATCTGCATGA